A single window of Nocardia sp. NBC_01327 DNA harbors:
- a CDS encoding WhiB family transcriptional regulator: MPMPTHLPGPNADVWDWQMRGSCRGQDSSVFFHPDGERGRARAQREMRAKEVCRACPVLLQCRSHALKVSEPYGIWGGMSETEREMHARRNRRRAVA; encoded by the coding sequence ATGCCTATGCCGACCCACCTCCCTGGTCCGAATGCCGATGTCTGGGACTGGCAGATGCGCGGGTCCTGCCGGGGACAGGACTCTTCGGTGTTCTTCCATCCGGACGGCGAACGCGGCCGGGCTCGGGCCCAGCGCGAGATGCGCGCCAAGGAAGTCTGCCGGGCCTGCCCCGTCCTGCTGCAGTGCCGCTCACACGCCCTCAAGGTGAGTGAGCCGTACGGAATCTGGGGTGGAATGTCCGAGACCGAGCGTGAGATGCACGCCCGCCGTAACCGCCGCCGGGCGGTCGCATAG
- the guaB gene encoding IMP dehydrogenase, with product MSSPVTGERNAGRPHTGGDDPNKVAMLGLTFDDVLLLPAASDLIPSAVDTSSLLTREITLRTPLVSSAMDTVTEARMAIAMARAGGMGVLHRNLSVAAQAAQAETVKRSEAGMVTDPVTCRPTDTLAEVDAMCARYRISGLPVVDEQGQLVGIITNRDMRFEVDQNRPVAEIMTHAPLITAQEGVTAPAALGLLRRHKIEKLPIVDGNGKLRGLITVKDFVKTEQYPNATKDRDGRLLVGAAVGVGEDAWSRAMTLADVGVDVLIVDTAHGHQAGVLQMVAKVKAEVGDRVQIIGGNVATRAGALALVEAGVDAVKVGVGPGSICTTRVVAGVGAPQITAILEATAACRPHGVPVIADGGVQYSGDIAKAIAAGASTVMLGSLLAGTAESPGELILVGGKQFKSYRGMGSLGAMQSRGEAKSYSKDRYFQDDVLSEKKLVPEGIEGRVPFRGPLDQVIHQLVGGVRAAMGYTGAQTIPDLQAAQFVQITAAGLKESHPHDITMTVEAPNYTTRA from the coding sequence ATGAGCAGTCCCGTTACGGGCGAACGAAACGCCGGCCGCCCTCATACGGGTGGCGATGATCCGAACAAGGTCGCAATGCTCGGCCTCACCTTCGATGATGTGCTGCTGCTTCCGGCCGCGTCCGATCTGATCCCCAGTGCCGTCGATACCTCGAGTCTGCTGACCCGCGAGATCACCCTGCGCACGCCGCTGGTGAGCTCCGCCATGGATACCGTGACCGAGGCCCGGATGGCCATCGCGATGGCGCGGGCGGGCGGCATGGGCGTGCTGCACCGCAATCTGTCGGTGGCCGCGCAGGCCGCGCAGGCGGAGACGGTCAAGCGGTCCGAGGCGGGCATGGTGACCGATCCGGTGACCTGTCGCCCGACCGACACCCTCGCCGAGGTCGACGCCATGTGCGCCCGGTACCGGATCTCCGGTCTGCCCGTCGTGGACGAGCAGGGCCAGCTGGTCGGCATCATCACCAATCGCGATATGCGCTTCGAGGTCGATCAGAACCGGCCGGTCGCCGAGATCATGACCCATGCGCCGCTGATCACCGCGCAGGAGGGCGTCACCGCCCCCGCCGCGCTGGGTCTGCTGCGCCGCCACAAGATCGAGAAGCTGCCGATCGTGGACGGCAACGGCAAACTGCGCGGCCTGATCACGGTCAAGGACTTCGTCAAGACCGAGCAGTACCCGAACGCCACCAAGGACCGCGACGGCCGCCTGCTGGTCGGCGCCGCGGTCGGTGTCGGCGAGGACGCGTGGTCGCGGGCCATGACCCTGGCCGATGTCGGCGTCGATGTGCTGATCGTGGATACCGCGCACGGACATCAGGCGGGCGTGCTGCAGATGGTCGCCAAGGTCAAGGCCGAGGTCGGCGACCGGGTGCAGATCATCGGCGGCAATGTCGCGACTCGCGCCGGTGCGCTGGCGCTGGTCGAGGCGGGCGTGGACGCTGTCAAGGTCGGTGTCGGTCCCGGTTCCATCTGCACCACCCGCGTGGTCGCCGGCGTGGGCGCGCCGCAGATCACCGCCATTCTCGAGGCCACCGCGGCCTGCCGGCCGCACGGGGTTCCGGTCATCGCCGACGGCGGTGTGCAGTACTCCGGTGATATCGCCAAGGCCATTGCCGCCGGCGCGTCGACCGTCATGCTGGGTTCGCTGCTGGCGGGTACCGCAGAATCGCCGGGTGAGCTGATTCTGGTGGGCGGCAAGCAGTTCAAGAGCTACCGCGGCATGGGTTCGCTGGGCGCCATGCAGAGTCGCGGCGAGGCCAAGTCGTACTCCAAGGACCGCTACTTCCAGGACGATGTGCTGTCGGAGAAGAAGCTGGTGCCCGAGGGCATCGAGGGCCGGGTGCCGTTCCGCGGTCCGCTGGACCAGGTGATCCACCAGCTGGTGGGTGGCGTGCGTGCCGCGATGGGTTACACCGGCGCGCAGACCATTCCGGATCTGCAGGCGGCGCAGTTCGTTCAGATCACGGCGGCGGGTCTGAAGGAGTCGCACCCGCACGACATCACCATGACCGTCGAGGCTCCCAACTACACCACCCGAGCCTGA
- a CDS encoding RskA family anti-sigma factor, translating to MNESQIDLAHTVALGSIGDEDQRAVQELLDTGDPVLRADFTQEVQHTRDALAQFATAAATPPPLALRDRVLAAVAADQAPATAIQHSRTAFYPSNGHSRAVHD from the coding sequence ATGAACGAAAGCCAGATCGATCTCGCGCACACTGTCGCGCTGGGATCGATCGGCGACGAGGATCAGCGCGCAGTGCAGGAACTACTGGATACCGGCGACCCGGTGCTGCGCGCGGACTTCACCCAGGAAGTGCAGCACACCCGAGATGCTCTCGCCCAGTTCGCGACCGCGGCGGCCACCCCGCCGCCGCTCGCACTTCGCGACCGCGTACTCGCCGCCGTAGCAGCAGACCAGGCGCCAGCAACCGCGATACAGCACAGCCGCACCGCGTTCTATCCCAGCAACGGGCACAGCCGCGCAGTCCACGACTGA
- the groL gene encoding chaperonin GroEL (60 kDa chaperone family; promotes refolding of misfolded polypeptides especially under stressful conditions; forms two stacked rings of heptamers to form a barrel-shaped 14mer; ends can be capped by GroES; misfolded proteins enter the barrel where they are refolded when GroES binds) has protein sequence MPKQIEFDEKARRALERGVDKLADAVKVTLGPRGRHVVLAKSFGGPTVTNDGVTIAREIDLEDPFENLGAQLVKSVATKTNDVAGDGTTTATVLAQALIKGGLKNIAAGANPMTLGKGMNKAADAITVALKAAATPVDGEKAIAQVATVSSRDEEIGALVGKALTTVGKDGVVTIEESSSTQTELVITEGVQFDKGYQSPYFVTDPETQQAVLEDAWILLNREKVSSLPDLLPLLEKIAESGKPVLIIAEDVEGEALSTLVVNAIRKTLKAVAVKAPFFGDRRKAFLDDLAIVTGGTVVNPDLGITLREAGLEVLGKARRVVVTKDETTIVEGAGTADAIQARVSQLRKEIENTDSDWDREKLEERLAKLAGGVAVIKVGAATETELKERKYRVEDAVSSAKAAVAEGIVPGGGTALVQAAATLVALKDSLTGDEAAGVEVVRQALLAPLFWIAANAGVDGAVVVSKVTDGKDGFNAATLTYGDLVADGVIDPVKVTRSAVENAISVARMVLTTESAIVEKPAEEPAAAHHGHSH, from the coding sequence ATGCCAAAGCAGATCGAGTTCGACGAGAAGGCTCGTCGCGCACTGGAGCGTGGCGTCGACAAGCTCGCCGACGCCGTCAAGGTCACCCTGGGCCCGCGCGGCCGGCACGTGGTGCTGGCCAAGTCGTTCGGCGGCCCGACCGTCACCAATGACGGTGTGACCATCGCCCGCGAGATCGATCTCGAGGACCCGTTCGAGAACCTCGGCGCACAGCTCGTCAAGAGCGTCGCCACCAAGACCAACGATGTCGCTGGTGACGGCACCACCACCGCCACCGTGCTCGCCCAGGCCCTCATCAAGGGCGGCCTGAAGAACATCGCGGCCGGCGCGAACCCGATGACCCTCGGCAAGGGCATGAACAAGGCCGCCGACGCGATCACCGTGGCCCTCAAGGCCGCCGCCACCCCGGTCGACGGCGAGAAGGCCATCGCTCAGGTCGCCACCGTCTCCTCGCGCGACGAGGAGATCGGCGCGCTGGTCGGCAAGGCGCTCACCACCGTCGGCAAGGACGGCGTGGTGACCATCGAAGAGTCCTCCAGCACCCAGACCGAACTGGTCATCACCGAGGGCGTGCAGTTCGACAAGGGCTACCAGTCTCCGTATTTCGTCACCGATCCGGAGACGCAGCAGGCCGTCCTCGAGGACGCCTGGATCCTGCTGAACCGCGAGAAGGTCAGCTCGCTGCCCGATCTGCTCCCGCTGCTGGAGAAGATCGCGGAGTCCGGCAAGCCGGTCCTGATCATCGCCGAGGACGTCGAGGGCGAGGCGCTGTCGACCCTGGTCGTCAACGCGATTCGCAAGACGCTCAAGGCCGTTGCGGTCAAGGCGCCGTTCTTCGGTGACCGTCGCAAGGCGTTCCTGGACGATCTGGCCATCGTCACCGGCGGCACCGTGGTGAACCCGGACCTGGGCATCACCCTGCGTGAGGCCGGCCTCGAGGTGCTGGGCAAGGCCCGTCGCGTCGTGGTCACCAAGGACGAGACCACCATCGTCGAGGGCGCCGGCACCGCCGATGCCATCCAGGCGCGGGTTTCGCAGCTGCGCAAGGAGATCGAGAACACCGACTCCGACTGGGACCGCGAGAAGCTGGAAGAGCGCCTGGCCAAGCTGGCCGGCGGCGTCGCCGTCATCAAGGTCGGCGCGGCCACCGAGACCGAGCTCAAGGAGCGCAAGTACCGCGTCGAGGATGCGGTCTCCTCCGCCAAGGCCGCGGTCGCCGAGGGCATCGTCCCCGGCGGCGGCACCGCCCTGGTGCAGGCCGCCGCCACCCTTGTCGCCCTCAAGGATTCGCTCACGGGCGATGAGGCGGCCGGTGTCGAGGTCGTGCGGCAGGCGCTGCTGGCCCCGCTGTTCTGGATCGCCGCCAATGCGGGCGTCGACGGCGCGGTCGTGGTCTCCAAGGTCACCGACGGCAAGGACGGCTTCAACGCGGCCACCCTGACCTACGGCGATCTGGTTGCCGACGGCGTCATCGACCCGGTGAAGGTGACCCGCTCCGCGGTCGAGAACGCGATCTCGGTGGCGCGCATGGTGCTCACCACCGAGAGCGCCATCGTGGAGAAGCCGGCCGAGGAGCCGGCCGCAGCCCACCACGGCCACTCGCACTGA
- the groES gene encoding co-chaperone GroES has protein sequence MASVNIKPLEDKILVQANEAETTTASGLVIPDTAKEKPQEGTVIAVGPGRWDENGAKRIPLDVNEGDVVIYSKYGGTEIKYNGGEYLILSARDLLAVVTK, from the coding sequence GTGGCGAGCGTGAACATCAAGCCGCTCGAGGACAAGATCCTCGTCCAGGCCAACGAGGCCGAGACGACGACCGCCTCCGGCCTGGTCATCCCCGACACGGCGAAGGAGAAGCCCCAGGAGGGCACCGTCATCGCCGTCGGCCCCGGCCGCTGGGATGAGAACGGCGCCAAGCGGATTCCGCTGGACGTCAACGAGGGCGATGTCGTCATCTACAGCAAGTACGGCGGCACCGAGATCAAGTACAACGGTGGCGAGTACCTGATTCTGTCGGCGCGCGATCTGCTGGCCGTCGTCACCAAGTAG
- a CDS encoding sigma-70 family RNA polymerase sigma factor, whose product MNNAGEELDPAVVAAAAQGDRSALAQVLESIRPLVVRYCRARIGSAERGQLSADDVAQEVCLAVMTALPRYQDQGRPFMAFVYGIASHKVADAHRNAARNKADAMAEVPDVISTDQGPEQRALDSETSRQMNSLLATLPEKHREILILRLVMGLSAEETAVAVGSTAGAIRVAQHRALAKLKSQVARAGEMYG is encoded by the coding sequence ATGAACAACGCGGGTGAGGAGTTGGACCCAGCTGTCGTCGCTGCCGCAGCGCAGGGCGATCGGTCTGCTCTAGCCCAGGTACTGGAGAGCATCCGCCCACTGGTGGTGCGGTATTGCCGCGCGCGCATCGGGTCGGCCGAAAGAGGTCAGCTCTCCGCCGACGACGTCGCGCAGGAGGTTTGTCTGGCCGTCATGACAGCCCTGCCCCGTTATCAAGATCAGGGCCGACCGTTCATGGCTTTCGTGTACGGCATCGCCTCCCACAAAGTCGCCGACGCTCATCGCAATGCCGCCCGTAACAAAGCGGATGCCATGGCCGAAGTACCGGATGTCATATCCACCGACCAGGGGCCGGAACAGCGCGCTCTCGATTCGGAAACGAGTCGGCAGATGAACAGTCTGCTGGCCACGCTTCCGGAAAAGCACCGCGAGATCCTGATCCTCCGCCTGGTTATGGGTTTGTCAGCCGAAGAAACAGCAGTTGCCGTGGGCAGTACGGCAGGTGCTATACGAGTCGCCCAGCATCGGGCACTCGCGAAACTCAAGTCTCAAGTGGCGAGGGCAGGTGAAATGTATGGCTAG
- a CDS encoding alpha/beta fold hydrolase, whose protein sequence is MPFARAIDAEIHYEDSGGEGPVLLLGHEFLMDRTMFASQTAALTPEFRLVSWDARGHGRTRDEGLPFTYWTCARDALTVLDQVGAQQAVLGGISQGGFIALRAALLAPERVTALVLMSTEAHEPSRTELANARNFLDKWNEDGPRPALADHLAHWLIGDDEWSRTIWVERWLARDPDAIEVAAGALLTRDSILDRLHQISCPALVIHPTHSGVPRAHARELADRLPDARYLEIEGGRQTVSITHPVAVNTAIREFLHDHIVPRNSTTNPRMLTRLSEPSARNLGAVDGTDA, encoded by the coding sequence GTGCCATTCGCCCGTGCGATCGATGCAGAGATCCACTACGAAGACAGCGGGGGCGAGGGTCCGGTACTGCTGCTGGGGCACGAATTCCTCATGGACAGAACAATGTTCGCCTCGCAAACGGCCGCATTGACCCCGGAGTTCCGGCTGGTGTCCTGGGATGCCCGCGGGCACGGTCGCACTCGTGACGAGGGGCTGCCGTTCACGTATTGGACCTGCGCCCGCGACGCGCTGACCGTGCTGGATCAAGTCGGCGCGCAGCAGGCGGTGCTGGGCGGGATCTCGCAGGGCGGGTTCATCGCGCTGCGCGCGGCCCTGCTCGCGCCCGAACGCGTGACGGCACTCGTGCTCATGAGCACCGAGGCGCACGAACCCTCCCGCACCGAACTCGCCAATGCCCGCAATTTCCTGGACAAATGGAATGAGGACGGCCCGCGCCCGGCCCTGGCCGATCATCTGGCGCACTGGCTCATCGGCGACGACGAGTGGTCCCGCACCATCTGGGTGGAACGCTGGCTGGCCCGCGATCCGGATGCCATCGAGGTGGCCGCCGGCGCCCTCCTCACCCGCGACTCGATCCTGGACCGACTACACCAGATCAGCTGCCCCGCACTGGTTATCCACCCCACCCACAGCGGCGTCCCCCGCGCCCACGCCCGCGAACTCGCCGACCGCCTCCCCGACGCCCGCTACCTGGAAATCGAAGGCGGCCGCCAAACCGTCAGCATCACCCACCCGGTAGCCGTCAACACCGCCATCCGCGAATTCCTGCACGACCACATCGTCCCCCGCAACTCGACGACCAACCCCCGCATGCTGACCCGCCTCTCCGAACCTTCAGCGCGCAACTTGGGTGCCGTCGACGGTACCGACGCGTAG
- a CDS encoding anti-sigma-D factor RsdA — translation MARDGERGRGDWKRLGSQNSGPYAEASGDTGPVDIAAVRRDDALIDAISGDGPVQTGTGEEYQLAALLANWRAEILEEPMPAGPDLDTIVAAVNQEIGARDARIGAQSGGRLRLVRPLLGAAAALALIIGGLSAFSYNANPGDPLWRVKEVVFSEQAQSTVVARADDALTQAQQLISDGHPEQAQAAMESASANANQVNDDTKKTDLQNRWQVLLTQLKSAAPSVYNSLAPTTSPSSAITTLPPVTVVPNPANPSVTVAPTLPPETHGGGTGPTYDPRFAPPVEPEPSTAPHSGGGVTPPVTVPTVPPSVDVTEPPVTVPPQTSPASEPGGPAGGGTAPAGGQQPVTQPPVEKPSPAPPVVPPVTLVPTVPSAPLGGLPK, via the coding sequence ATGGCTAGGGATGGCGAGCGCGGTCGGGGCGACTGGAAGCGGCTTGGATCGCAGAACAGCGGTCCCTACGCCGAGGCGTCCGGTGACACCGGACCGGTGGACATTGCGGCAGTGCGCCGTGACGACGCGCTGATCGATGCCATCTCCGGCGACGGGCCCGTGCAAACGGGAACGGGTGAGGAGTATCAGCTCGCGGCCCTACTCGCGAACTGGCGTGCGGAGATTCTGGAAGAGCCGATGCCGGCCGGACCGGATCTGGACACCATTGTCGCGGCGGTCAATCAGGAGATCGGCGCCCGGGACGCGCGGATCGGAGCCCAGTCGGGCGGGCGACTACGGCTCGTGCGTCCGCTGCTCGGTGCGGCTGCGGCCCTCGCTTTGATCATCGGCGGTCTGTCCGCCTTCTCCTACAACGCAAATCCCGGTGATCCGCTGTGGCGGGTCAAGGAGGTTGTGTTCAGTGAGCAGGCGCAGTCCACGGTGGTCGCGCGGGCCGATGATGCGCTGACCCAGGCGCAGCAGCTCATCAGCGACGGACATCCGGAGCAGGCGCAGGCCGCGATGGAGAGTGCCTCGGCAAATGCGAATCAGGTCAATGACGACACCAAGAAGACCGATCTGCAGAACCGCTGGCAGGTATTGCTGACGCAGCTGAAGTCGGCGGCGCCGAGTGTCTACAACTCGCTGGCTCCGACGACATCGCCGAGTTCCGCGATCACCACGCTCCCGCCGGTGACTGTCGTGCCGAACCCCGCCAACCCGAGTGTCACTGTCGCACCGACATTGCCGCCGGAAACCCATGGCGGCGGAACCGGACCGACCTACGATCCGCGCTTCGCCCCGCCCGTCGAACCGGAACCGTCCACGGCTCCGCACAGCGGCGGGGGCGTCACCCCACCGGTCACCGTGCCCACGGTGCCGCCTTCGGTGGACGTGACGGAGCCTCCGGTGACCGTTCCGCCGCAGACCTCCCCGGCCAGTGAGCCGGGCGGGCCTGCGGGCGGGGGTACCGCGCCGGCCGGTGGTCAGCAGCCGGTCACGCAGCCGCCGGTGGAGAAGCCGTCACCGGCTCCTCCGGTGGTGCCACCGGTGACTCTCGTTCCGACCGTGCCGTCGGCACCGCTGGGTGGATTGCCCAAGTGA
- a CDS encoding GuaB3 family IMP dehydrogenase-related protein produces the protein MRDMVEIGMGRTARRTYELDDIDIVPSRRTRSSKQVSVGWQLDAYRFEIPFLAHPTDALVSPRFAIELGKAGGLGVINGEGLWARHADVEAKIQQLTEVAEKEGTEAAVALLQELHAAPMRPELLAAAVAEVRAAGVTTAVRVSPQNARALTPGLVQAGIDLLVVHGTIISAEHVGDGEPLNLKTFIAELDVPVVAGGVSDHRTALHLMRTGAAGVIVGYGSMQGATTTNEVLGIRLPMATAIADAAAARRDYLDETGGRYVHVIADGETLSSGHIAKAIACGADAVMLGVPLSLAQEAPGAGWYWPSAAAHPSVPRGALLPYAIEEERVPLAQVLEGPSNDPFGSLNLVGGLRRAMAKTGYSDLKEFQKVGLNIRV, from the coding sequence ATGCGCGATATGGTCGAGATCGGCATGGGCCGGACTGCCCGGCGCACCTACGAGCTGGACGATATCGACATCGTGCCGTCCCGGCGGACTCGTTCGTCGAAGCAGGTGTCCGTGGGCTGGCAGCTCGATGCCTACCGGTTCGAGATTCCGTTCCTGGCGCATCCGACCGATGCGCTGGTGTCGCCGCGGTTCGCCATCGAGCTGGGCAAGGCCGGCGGGCTGGGTGTCATCAACGGTGAGGGTCTGTGGGCCCGGCACGCCGATGTCGAGGCCAAGATCCAGCAGCTGACCGAGGTCGCCGAGAAGGAGGGCACCGAGGCCGCTGTGGCACTGCTGCAGGAGCTGCACGCCGCGCCCATGCGGCCCGAGCTGCTGGCCGCCGCTGTCGCCGAGGTGCGTGCCGCCGGTGTGACCACCGCGGTGCGGGTCAGCCCGCAGAACGCGCGTGCGCTCACCCCGGGTCTGGTGCAGGCCGGGATCGATCTGCTGGTCGTGCACGGCACCATCATCTCCGCCGAGCATGTCGGTGATGGTGAGCCGCTGAACCTCAAGACCTTCATCGCCGAACTGGATGTGCCCGTGGTGGCCGGCGGCGTGAGCGATCACCGCACCGCGCTGCACCTCATGCGCACCGGTGCGGCCGGCGTGATCGTGGGTTACGGCTCGATGCAGGGCGCCACGACCACCAATGAGGTGCTCGGCATCCGCCTGCCCATGGCCACCGCCATCGCCGATGCCGCGGCCGCCCGCCGCGACTACCTGGACGAGACCGGTGGTCGCTACGTGCATGTGATCGCCGACGGCGAGACGCTGTCCTCCGGTCATATCGCCAAGGCCATCGCCTGCGGCGCCGACGCGGTCATGCTCGGCGTGCCGCTGTCGCTGGCACAGGAGGCGCCCGGTGCCGGCTGGTACTGGCCGTCCGCCGCCGCGCACCCGTCGGTCCCGCGCGGCGCGCTGCTGCCCTACGCCATCGAGGAGGAGCGCGTCCCGCTCGCGCAGGTGCTCGAGGGGCCGTCCAACGACCCGTTCGGTTCGCTGAATCTGGTTGGCGGCCTGCGTCGTGCGATGGCCAAGACCGGCTACTCGGACCTCAAGGAGTTCCAGAAGGTCGGCCTGAACATCAGGGTTTAA
- a CDS encoding DUF5319 domain-containing protein, with protein MRDHLPPGLPPDPFAGDPSDPSAALDAIEPGEPLDPHERLAVEEDLADLAVYEALLAHRGIRGLVVSCEDCRQDHYHDWDMLRANLLQLLVDGTVRPHEPAYDPTPEAYVTWDYCRGYADASMNEALHGDGFDGFDV; from the coding sequence GTGCGTGACCATCTACCACCTGGCTTGCCGCCGGATCCATTCGCCGGAGATCCCTCCGACCCGTCGGCCGCGCTCGATGCCATCGAGCCGGGGGAACCGTTGGATCCTCACGAGCGCCTAGCGGTCGAAGAGGATCTCGCCGACCTCGCGGTATATGAGGCATTGCTGGCCCACCGCGGAATCCGCGGTCTCGTGGTCAGCTGCGAGGACTGCCGACAGGACCACTACCACGACTGGGATATGTTGCGCGCCAACCTCCTCCAGCTATTGGTGGACGGTACGGTACGCCCCCATGAACCTGCCTACGACCCGACTCCCGAGGCGTACGTCACCTGGGATTACTGCCGTGGTTATGCCGACGCCTCGATGAACGAGGCGTTGCACGGCGACGGGTTCGACGGGTTCGACGTCTAG
- a CDS encoding sigma-70 family RNA polymerase sigma factor translates to MTARAAESLELAALLSRCGESDERAFAELYDRTCARVFGLVLRVLHDPGYAEETTQEVYLQIWRTAANFDPAKGSAVTWLMTLAHRRAVDRVRAEQAHAQREVAYGTSTLGNEFDEVTEEVGRRLEQQAVRQGLATLTETQREAISLAYFGGRTYAEVATYLGVGLPTVKSRIRDGLTRLKKSLGVT, encoded by the coding sequence ATGACGGCGCGCGCAGCCGAAAGCCTCGAGCTAGCCGCACTTCTCTCTCGTTGCGGGGAGTCGGACGAGCGGGCATTCGCCGAGCTGTACGACCGCACCTGCGCACGGGTGTTCGGGCTGGTGCTACGGGTGCTACACGATCCGGGGTACGCGGAGGAGACCACTCAGGAGGTCTACCTCCAGATCTGGCGCACCGCAGCCAATTTCGATCCGGCCAAGGGCTCCGCCGTTACCTGGCTCATGACACTTGCCCATCGCCGCGCGGTCGATCGCGTGCGCGCCGAGCAAGCCCACGCACAGCGCGAAGTCGCTTACGGCACGAGCACACTCGGTAACGAATTCGATGAAGTCACCGAAGAAGTGGGACGACGGCTGGAACAGCAGGCGGTCCGCCAGGGTCTCGCGACCCTCACGGAGACGCAGCGGGAAGCCATCTCGCTCGCCTACTTCGGCGGACGGACATATGCCGAGGTCGCAACCTATCTCGGCGTAGGGTTACCTACCGTTAAGTCCCGTATTCGGGATGGACTGACACGACTCAAGAAAAGTTTGGGAGTGACGTGA
- a CDS encoding Hsp70 family protein produces the protein MRTSLGISAGSEVVCSATVATAPNGAQYFDYRVVTADTAHSDLGDLVASSIELMTTQIPRENVHAFGTHPAALAAAHNDHAPGPPGDIAVAYRDREQAQIIRSAIGRQRRDVRLIPESTAALAFLRHTGLLDRYHTVAVLDIGATGTTVTVADHADDTVLRSERTATISGNAIDELILQHLLDCHLARRGTRPNRGMLLNRSRAAKEHLSIAPAVTIDHVAGQPLKLTRVDFDELVSDLLRELALFARGVFARAPKFPEAVAVIGGGANTLAVVSSLERQLDVPVLTVREPEAVIAKGAALVADSATPTTFPVISRGSDAPIGTFTKLAGTLAGAIVVVGLIIGYGVKELVPEPHGANYSPPISGTQQPVVVPATPPGGATGAGTTTNSPNHDPSHPTAPPVVPTTAPQGAPSSTLTTPLTTIAQPPLRPDPGLPQIPFPADLPRILGPLLGTTLPPPVTTEPRSETAEPHIVGPTTSGLPRSNSGSAGTTTMASPTD, from the coding sequence ATGCGAACATCCCTCGGCATCTCCGCCGGGAGTGAGGTGGTGTGCTCGGCGACGGTTGCCACAGCGCCCAACGGCGCCCAGTACTTCGACTACCGGGTCGTCACCGCGGATACGGCCCACTCCGACCTCGGCGATCTCGTGGCCTCCTCCATCGAGTTGATGACCACTCAGATTCCCCGCGAGAACGTGCACGCCTTCGGCACCCACCCCGCCGCCCTCGCGGCCGCGCACAACGATCACGCGCCGGGGCCGCCCGGGGATATCGCAGTCGCCTACCGGGACCGGGAACAGGCCCAGATCATCCGCTCAGCTATCGGTCGGCAACGTCGCGATGTGCGGCTCATTCCGGAAAGCACAGCGGCCCTTGCCTTCCTGCGCCACACCGGCCTGCTGGACCGCTACCACACGGTCGCCGTACTCGATATCGGCGCGACCGGCACCACCGTCACCGTGGCCGATCACGCCGACGACACCGTGCTCCGCTCCGAGCGCACCGCCACCATCAGCGGCAATGCCATCGACGAACTGATACTGCAGCATCTGCTGGACTGCCATCTGGCCCGCCGCGGCACCCGCCCGAATCGGGGCATGCTGCTCAATCGCAGTCGCGCGGCCAAGGAGCATCTGTCCATCGCGCCCGCGGTCACCATCGATCATGTGGCCGGGCAGCCGCTCAAGCTCACCCGCGTCGATTTCGATGAGCTGGTTTCCGACCTGCTACGCGAGCTGGCCCTCTTCGCCCGCGGGGTTTTCGCGCGGGCGCCGAAGTTCCCGGAGGCGGTCGCGGTCATCGGCGGCGGCGCCAATACCCTCGCCGTGGTGTCGAGTCTGGAACGCCAGCTCGATGTGCCGGTGCTGACGGTCCGCGAGCCCGAGGCCGTCATCGCCAAAGGCGCTGCACTGGTGGCCGATTCCGCAACGCCGACGACCTTCCCGGTGATCAGCCGCGGTTCCGATGCTCCGATCGGCACCTTCACCAAGCTGGCGGGCACGCTGGCCGGCGCCATCGTGGTGGTCGGCCTGATCATCGGCTACGGCGTGAAGGAGCTGGTGCCGGAACCGCACGGCGCCAATTACTCACCGCCCATCTCCGGTACGCAGCAGCCGGTGGTCGTCCCCGCCACGCCGCCCGGCGGCGCGACCGGCGCCGGCACCACGACCAACAGCCCGAATCACGATCCGTCGCATCCCACCGCACCCCCGGTCGTGCCGACCACGGCCCCGCAGGGCGCCCCCAGCAGCACTCTCACCACCCCGCTGACCACGATCGCCCAACCGCCGCTGCGACCCGATCCGGGCCTACCCCAGATCCCGTTCCCGGCAGACCTTCCCCGCATCCTGGGCCCGCTGCTCGGCACCACCCTCCCGCCCCCGGTGACCACCGAACCCCGCAGCGAGACAGCCGAACCCCACATCGTCGGCCCGACCACCTCGGGCCTGCCCCGCAGCAACTCCGGCTCCGCGGGCACCACCACCATGGCCAGCCCGACCGACTAG